The proteins below are encoded in one region of Haladaptatus sp. R4:
- a CDS encoding GNAT family N-acetyltransferase — protein sequence MSHVRNLAPDDAEELTDLYEEYEWWEDREVDDVRTALAETEVAIGVEDEENLVAAARILTDYTYYANVFDVIVAADRRGEGFGKILMEAVVDHPDLQSIVGLSLLCRRGLVPYYESVGFDLFDPEMEIPEGGVERLVRMTYEQTD from the coding sequence ATGAGTCACGTTCGAAACCTCGCGCCCGACGACGCAGAGGAACTCACCGACCTCTACGAGGAGTACGAGTGGTGGGAGGACCGCGAGGTGGACGACGTTCGAACCGCCCTCGCCGAAACGGAAGTCGCCATCGGCGTCGAAGACGAAGAAAACCTCGTGGCTGCGGCGCGAATCCTGACCGACTACACCTACTACGCGAACGTATTCGACGTGATAGTTGCCGCGGACCGCCGCGGGGAGGGTTTCGGTAAAATCCTGATGGAGGCGGTCGTCGACCATCCCGACCTCCAGAGCATCGTCGGCCTGTCCCTGCTCTGTCGTCGTGGACTGGTGCCGTACTACGAGTCGGTCGGCTTCGATTTGTTCGACCCGGAGATGGAAATCCCGGAGGGTGGCGTCGAGAGGCTGGTTCGGATGACGTACGAGCAAACCGACTGA